One Bacteroidota bacterium genomic window carries:
- a CDS encoding ABC transporter ATP-binding protein, whose protein sequence is MISLHQVSKSFGPVAALSDINLEVMPGELFGLIGPDGAGKSTLFRILASLLLPDKGTAKVFGCDVNKDYRQIRSFTGYMPGRFSLYTDLSVAENLEFFATVYGTSVKKNFDLIKEVYEQIEPFRDRLAGKLSGGMKQKLALSCALIHRPKLLILDEPTTGVDAVSRKEFWDLLKSLIKNDITIIVSTPYMVEAELCSRIALIQAGRLMAINTPDGIKTAYPRIIFSVQSNQPYQLLADLRRFNSQAAAIPFGSDVHYTPNADGFDKAELESFLKEQGHENIVIQPAQVQIEDIFIDLMSQQKIVSA, encoded by the coding sequence ATGATTTCGCTACATCAGGTCAGTAAAAGTTTCGGTCCGGTTGCTGCACTCAGCGACATAAACCTGGAGGTGATGCCCGGAGAATTGTTTGGTCTTATTGGACCTGATGGTGCTGGGAAAAGCACACTTTTCAGGATTCTTGCTTCGTTGCTTTTACCCGATAAAGGCACGGCAAAGGTTTTTGGATGCGATGTAAACAAAGATTACCGGCAGATACGTTCTTTTACCGGTTACATGCCCGGACGATTCTCTTTGTATACCGACTTATCGGTAGCCGAGAATCTGGAGTTTTTTGCAACGGTGTACGGCACTTCAGTGAAGAAAAATTTCGACCTAATAAAAGAGGTGTATGAACAAATAGAACCCTTTCGCGACAGGCTGGCTGGTAAATTATCTGGTGGAATGAAACAAAAACTGGCCTTGTCCTGCGCCCTTATCCACAGGCCAAAGTTGCTGATTCTGGACGAACCTACCACCGGTGTCGATGCGGTTTCGCGGAAAGAATTCTGGGATTTACTCAAATCGTTAATAAAAAACGATATTACCATCATCGTGTCGACACCTTATATGGTTGAGGCCGAATTGTGCAGCCGCATTGCGCTGATACAAGCAGGCAGGCTAATGGCCATCAATACACCCGATGGAATTAAAACTGCTTATCCCCGCATTATTTTTTCGGTTCAATCCAATCAACCTTATCAATTGCTGGCCGATTTGCGCCGTTTTAATAGCCAGGCAGCAGCAATTCCCTTTGGCAGCGATGTGCATTATACCCCTAATGCCGATGGATTTGATAAGGCTGAATTAGAAAGCTTCCTCAAGGAGCAAGGCCATGAAAATATTGTGATTCAACCTGCACAAGTGCAGATAGAAGATATTTTTATAGACCTTATGTCGCAACAAAAAATCGTTTCTGCTTAA
- a CDS encoding ABC transporter ATP-binding protein: protein MSEKQTVISVANMYKRFGNFVANENLSFEVYKGEIFGFLGANGAGKTTAIKVFCGLLAPSTGRVQVAGFDVYTQTEEIKRNIGYMSQKFSLYEDLTVAENFRFYAGIYRVSRSEIASRMQQSLENVGLSGQQNHLISSLPLGWKQKLAFAVATFHQPAIVFLDEPTSGVDPIARRNFWELIQKTSEEGTTVFVTTHYLDEAEYCHRISIMDNGRIMALDTPKALKKKYEVDNIFDLFLNIVRQ from the coding sequence ATGAGCGAAAAGCAAACAGTAATATCGGTGGCGAACATGTACAAAAGGTTTGGCAACTTTGTGGCCAATGAAAATCTTAGTTTCGAGGTTTATAAAGGAGAAATATTTGGGTTTCTGGGTGCTAATGGTGCAGGAAAGACCACAGCCATTAAGGTTTTTTGTGGTTTGCTTGCGCCAAGTACTGGTCGTGTACAAGTGGCAGGTTTCGATGTTTACACCCAAACGGAAGAAATAAAAAGAAACATTGGTTACATGTCGCAAAAGTTTTCGCTTTACGAAGATTTAACGGTGGCTGAAAATTTCAGGTTTTATGCGGGTATTTACAGGGTATCGCGTTCAGAAATAGCTTCTCGTATGCAACAGTCGCTGGAGAATGTTGGATTATCAGGTCAGCAAAACCATTTAATCTCTTCACTTCCGTTAGGGTGGAAACAAAAGCTGGCCTTTGCTGTGGCTACTTTTCACCAGCCGGCAATCGTATTTCTCGACGAACCAACCAGTGGAGTGGATCCTATTGCGCGTCGAAATTTCTGGGAGTTGATACAAAAGACCTCAGAAGAGGGTACCACGGTGTTTGTAACAACTCATTACCTCGATGAAGCTGAGTATTGCCATCGGATTTCGATTATGGATAATGGGCGGATAATGGCACTTGATACTCCCAAGGCCCTAAAGAAAAAATACGAAGTAGATAATATTTTCGATTTGTTTTTAAACATTGTGAGGCAATGA
- a CDS encoding sigma-70 family RNA polymerase sigma factor produces the protein MNYQNLDDLDLVQDFLSGNQSSLEILINKHRQKVYTYIYYRLKDVHLAEDIFQDTFIKVIRSLKAGKYKDNGKFLSWVLRIAHNLIIDHYRKEKQLQVISRDNYEGDILNSQKLAEKNVEDLIINTQISKDIRMLVKELPSDQKEVIILRHYCGLSFKEIAEHTNVSINTALGRMRYALINLRKLIEEKNLSLNMA, from the coding sequence GTGAATTATCAAAATCTGGATGATCTTGACTTGGTGCAGGATTTTCTTTCAGGCAATCAATCAAGTCTCGAAATACTTATCAATAAACATCGGCAAAAGGTATACACCTATATCTATTATAGATTAAAAGACGTGCACCTGGCCGAAGATATCTTTCAGGATACCTTTATCAAGGTTATCCGGTCGCTCAAAGCAGGCAAATACAAAGACAATGGAAAATTTCTTTCGTGGGTCTTGCGTATTGCTCACAACCTGATTATCGACCATTACCGCAAAGAAAAACAGTTGCAGGTTATCTCACGCGACAATTACGAGGGAGATATATTAAACTCGCAGAAACTGGCCGAAAAAAATGTCGAAGATTTAATCATCAACACACAAATAAGCAAAGACATTCGTATGCTGGTGAAGGAACTTCCAAGCGACCAAAAAGAAGTAATTATTCTGCGTCACTATTGCGGGTTAAGCTTTAAAGAAATTGCGGAGCACACCAACGTAAGCATCAATACTGCGCTTGGTCGTATGCGTTATGCATTGATTAATCTGCGAAAACTTATTGAAGAAAAAAACCTTAGCCTGAACATGGCTTAG
- a CDS encoding DUF3078 domain-containing protein, translated as MKNLLSLFILLAFLPVYGQDTVKKDSAWKAGGLLSLTMAQANFSNWAAGGENSYSANGRAGIFANYTRNMIAWENNLDMAYGISKQGTSTMRKTDDIFEINSKLGYKASEKWFYTAVFNARSQFDKGYQYSTVDSVEDLVISEPFAPLYLNLAIGMDYKPNQYASLFLSPLNMKNIYVYDTKYALRYSIDSAQNMRTDVGAIIKFKYERKLIENVDFLTKLDVFANYLELKEIKDVDVNWEILINLKVWKALAVNLNTNLIWDKDVKYIESDGSAGNARVQFKEVFGAGLAYKF; from the coding sequence ATGAAAAATTTATTATCACTTTTTATCCTTCTTGCCTTTCTTCCTGTGTATGGACAAGATACCGTGAAGAAAGACTCTGCCTGGAAAGCCGGCGGACTGCTTAGTTTAACCATGGCGCAGGCTAATTTTAGCAATTGGGCTGCGGGTGGTGAAAACAGTTACTCTGCTAACGGGCGCGCTGGTATCTTTGCCAATTATACCCGTAATATGATTGCCTGGGAAAACAACCTCGACATGGCCTATGGTATCTCAAAGCAGGGAACATCCACCATGCGGAAAACGGACGATATTTTCGAAATTAATTCGAAACTGGGTTACAAAGCCAGCGAAAAATGGTTTTACACTGCCGTGTTCAATGCCCGAAGTCAGTTCGATAAGGGGTATCAATACTCCACAGTCGATTCGGTTGAGGATTTGGTGATATCTGAACCCTTTGCCCCTTTATACCTCAACCTGGCTATTGGTATGGACTATAAACCAAACCAGTATGCCTCACTTTTTCTTTCGCCGCTTAACATGAAAAATATTTACGTATACGATACAAAATATGCCTTGCGGTATTCCATCGATTCGGCCCAAAACATGCGCACCGATGTAGGAGCCATAATTAAATTTAAATACGAACGCAAGTTGATTGAAAATGTCGATTTTCTTACCAAACTCGATGTTTTTGCTAATTACCTCGAGTTAAAAGAAATAAAAGATGTGGATGTGAACTGGGAAATACTAATTAACCTCAAGGTATGGAAAGCACTGGCAGTGAATCTGAACACCAATTTAATCTGGGACAAAGATGTAAAGTACATCGAGTCTGATGGTTCTGCCGGCAATGCCCGTGTGCAATTTAAAGAAGTATTTGGTGCCGGCTTGGCTTATAAGTTTTAG
- a CDS encoding ABC transporter permease, translated as MNRFIAFVIKEFRHLLRDPRTMIVLFAIPVIQLLLFGYVISTEIKNARIAILDLSKDSMTKEIANKLRATGYFTIEKYLNNTHDIETEFQKGSIKEVIIFLPDFERQLIRDGVAPLQIIADASDPNMASLLDAYSRSVIYDFIEERNHAKGVGVIKTEFRMVYNEQLRSAYLFVPGTMALILMLISALMTSISITREKESGTMEVLLVSPLRPIQIILGKLTPYLALSVANMIAILLIGYFVFKVPINGSLILLAFTCILFILLALSLGVMISTIAKTQQVAMIISLIALMLPTVLLSGFIFPIENMPKALQVLSIFMPPRWFLLALKSVMLKGLGLGYIYKYLLVMILMLSAFIIISVRNFKIRLE; from the coding sequence ATGAACCGGTTTATAGCTTTTGTAATAAAAGAGTTCAGGCATCTGTTGCGCGATCCGCGCACCATGATTGTTTTATTTGCCATTCCGGTTATTCAATTACTCCTTTTCGGATATGTGATATCTACCGAAATAAAAAATGCCCGCATTGCTATTCTCGATTTATCAAAAGATTCGATGACAAAGGAAATTGCCAACAAATTGCGTGCAACCGGTTACTTTACCATCGAAAAATACCTGAACAATACACACGACATCGAAACGGAGTTCCAAAAGGGAAGCATTAAGGAAGTTATTATTTTCTTGCCTGATTTTGAACGGCAATTAATACGCGATGGTGTAGCACCTCTTCAGATTATTGCCGATGCCAGCGACCCGAATATGGCCTCTTTGCTCGATGCCTATTCGCGCAGCGTCATCTACGATTTTATCGAAGAAAGGAACCATGCAAAGGGAGTAGGAGTGATAAAAACGGAATTCAGAATGGTTTATAACGAACAATTGCGATCGGCTTACCTTTTCGTGCCTGGCACCATGGCACTTATCCTCATGCTCATTTCTGCGCTCATGACCAGTATTTCCATTACACGAGAGAAAGAGTCAGGCACTATGGAAGTATTGCTGGTATCGCCCCTGCGACCCATACAGATTATATTGGGTAAACTTACACCTTATTTAGCCTTGTCGGTGGCAAACATGATTGCCATATTGCTTATTGGCTATTTTGTATTTAAAGTACCCATCAACGGAAGTCTTATCCTGCTTGCTTTCACTTGTATTCTTTTTATTCTGCTTGCTTTAAGCCTGGGGGTAATGATATCGACCATTGCGAAAACACAGCAGGTAGCCATGATTATTTCACTTATTGCACTAATGCTTCCCACAGTGTTGCTATCGGGTTTTATCTTTCCGATAGAAAATATGCCCAAAGCCTTGCAGGTTTTGTCTATTTTCATGCCCCCCCGCTGGTTTCTGTTGGCACTTAAATCGGTGATGTTAAAGGGTCTTGGGTTAGGCTATATCTATAAATACCTACTGGTAATGATCCTTATGCTGAGTGCATTTATTATTATTAGCGTCAGAAATTTTAAAATCAGGCTTGAATAG
- a CDS encoding M3 family metallopeptidase encodes MNKLLIVASISILLVVSCNQKKNEMVNPFFSEYSTPFNVPPFEQITNEHFMPAFEEGIKLHEAEIMAITNNTETPDFENTVLAFDQSGRFLRRVSLVFYNLNSAHTDSVKEALAREIGPRLSQHNDNIMLNEKLFQRVKMVYDSRYAPMTEGKMPYDSAQIHVIEKLYESFVRNGANLSPEDKEKLRALNEELTTLTIQFGQNLLAETNKNFMLVIDQKADLAGLPDELIASAAEAATENGLDGKWIFTLQKPSMIPFLQYAQNRGLREKLYRAYTMRGNNTNEFDNKDEISRIVQIRAERAKLFGYANHASYVIEQNMAKTPENVYKFIDQLWEKALAKAKNEAKEMQAIIDAEGGNFKLASWDWWYYAEKLRKQKYDLDEAELKPYFQLENVRNGMFWVAKQLYGIQFRKIDSIPVYHPDVEAYEVTEADGSHTGILYLDYHPRASKQVGAWCTSYRDAHYRGDTLVPPVISIVCNFTKASAETPSLLTWDEVTTLFHEFGHALHFLFVDGKYSLTAGNVPRDYVELPSQIMENFAAEPLVLNEYAKHYKTGEIIPENLVMKLEKSSQFNQGFNTVEYIAAALLDLNFHALSDKDSITDVVAYEKTAMDKIGLIEEIVPRYRTTYFGHIFSDEYYSAGYYVYLWAEVLDADAFEAFKQSGNIFNPELAAKFREFCLATSGDMEGMEAYLKFRGQEPSVAPLLVRKGLN; translated from the coding sequence ATGAATAAATTATTAATTGTTGCATCCATTAGCATTTTGTTAGTGGTATCCTGCAACCAGAAAAAAAACGAAATGGTCAACCCTTTTTTTAGTGAGTACTCTACTCCCTTTAACGTACCTCCTTTTGAACAAATAACCAACGAACACTTCATGCCAGCCTTCGAAGAAGGCATAAAACTGCACGAAGCTGAGATTATGGCTATTACTAACAATACTGAGACTCCGGATTTTGAAAATACCGTGTTGGCTTTTGACCAGTCTGGTCGGTTTTTAAGAAGAGTATCTCTGGTATTCTATAATCTGAATAGTGCACATACCGACAGTGTAAAAGAGGCATTGGCCCGCGAAATTGGTCCAAGACTTTCGCAACATAACGACAACATTATGTTGAACGAAAAACTCTTTCAACGAGTAAAAATGGTGTACGATTCGCGTTATGCACCAATGACTGAAGGAAAAATGCCTTACGATTCCGCACAAATTCATGTGATTGAGAAACTTTACGAGTCCTTTGTGCGCAATGGCGCCAATCTCTCGCCAGAAGACAAAGAGAAACTCCGCGCTTTGAACGAAGAACTCACTACACTCACCATTCAGTTCGGACAAAATTTATTGGCAGAGACTAACAAGAATTTCATGCTGGTAATCGACCAAAAAGCAGATCTGGCCGGTTTACCCGACGAATTAATTGCCTCGGCGGCCGAAGCAGCAACAGAAAACGGCTTGGATGGAAAATGGATTTTCACCTTGCAAAAACCCAGCATGATTCCATTTTTACAATACGCCCAAAACCGTGGATTACGCGAAAAACTTTACCGCGCTTATACCATGCGGGGTAACAACACAAACGAATTTGACAACAAAGACGAAATTAGCCGCATTGTTCAGATAAGGGCTGAACGGGCAAAATTATTCGGTTATGCAAACCATGCCAGCTATGTGATTGAACAAAATATGGCCAAAACACCGGAGAATGTATATAAGTTTATCGACCAGCTATGGGAAAAAGCCCTTGCAAAGGCAAAAAATGAGGCAAAGGAAATGCAAGCCATCATCGATGCAGAAGGTGGTAACTTTAAACTGGCATCGTGGGATTGGTGGTACTATGCCGAAAAACTCCGGAAACAAAAATACGACCTGGACGAGGCTGAGCTAAAACCCTATTTCCAGCTGGAAAATGTACGCAATGGTATGTTCTGGGTAGCCAAACAACTTTATGGTATTCAATTCCGAAAAATTGACTCCATTCCGGTATATCATCCAGATGTAGAAGCCTACGAAGTAACCGAAGCCGATGGTTCGCATACTGGAATTTTATACCTCGACTACCATCCACGAGCAAGTAAACAGGTAGGTGCCTGGTGCACCAGTTACCGCGATGCACATTATCGTGGCGATACACTTGTTCCTCCTGTAATCTCGATAGTGTGTAATTTTACAAAGGCATCGGCAGAAACACCCTCGCTCTTAACCTGGGATGAGGTTACTACTCTATTCCACGAATTTGGACATGCACTCCACTTTTTATTTGTCGATGGAAAATATTCGCTCACAGCAGGCAATGTACCACGCGATTATGTCGAGCTTCCCTCGCAGATAATGGAAAACTTTGCTGCAGAACCTCTCGTGCTGAATGAGTATGCCAAACATTATAAAACAGGAGAGATTATTCCAGAAAATCTGGTGATGAAACTCGAAAAAAGCAGTCAGTTTAACCAGGGCTTTAACACGGTTGAATATATAGCTGCAGCCCTTCTCGACCTGAATTTCCATGCCCTCTCAGATAAGGACTCTATTACCGATGTTGTGGCCTACGAAAAAACTGCCATGGATAAGATTGGACTCATCGAGGAGATAGTGCCACGCTACCGTACCACTTATTTTGGACATATCTTCAGCGACGAATATTACTCAGCTGGATACTATGTTTACTTGTGGGCTGAAGTGCTCGATGCCGATGCCTTCGAAGCTTTTAAACAATCGGGTAATATATTCAATCCAGAACTCGCAGCTAAATTCAGAGAGTTCTGTCTGGCTACCAGTGGCGATATGGAAGGAATGGAAGCTTATCTGAAATTCAGAGGGCAGGAACCTAGCGTAGCACCTCTCCTAGTGCGCAAAGGACTTAATTAG
- a CDS encoding lipocalin family protein, giving the protein MNFLKLVRNSLIGLLSLAGCNSEIGIPKGASPVSPFETEKYLGKWYEIARMDFRFERNLNNTTAFYSLKENGNIRVENRGYNYVTGKWKKAIGKAKMLDEPNTASLKVSFFGPFYGGYHVIALDSEYKYALVAGESTEYLWILARETTIPESVKQEYLEIAAALGFRIDELVWVEHNSK; this is encoded by the coding sequence ATGAATTTCTTAAAGTTAGTTCGAAATAGTTTAATAGGCCTTTTAAGCCTAGCAGGATGTAATTCTGAGATTGGAATTCCAAAAGGAGCAAGCCCGGTAAGTCCATTTGAGACTGAGAAATACCTTGGGAAATGGTACGAAATTGCGCGTATGGACTTTCGGTTCGAGCGCAACCTTAATAACACCACAGCCTTCTACTCTTTAAAAGAAAATGGCAACATTCGGGTAGAAAACAGAGGCTACAATTATGTAACAGGGAAATGGAAAAAAGCCATTGGCAAGGCTAAGATGCTTGACGAACCCAATACCGCCAGCCTGAAAGTCTCGTTTTTTGGTCCCTTTTACGGAGGTTACCATGTGATTGCGCTCGACAGCGAATACAAATACGCTTTGGTGGCAGGTGAATCGACCGAATACCTGTGGATATTGGCGCGTGAAACCACCATACCGGAATCGGTAAAGCAGGAATACCTGGAAATAGCTGCTGCTCTTGGATTTAGAATTGACGAGTTGGTGTGGGTTGAACACAATTCGAAGTAA
- the uvrA gene encoding excinuclease ABC subunit UvrA gives MPGQSNQIEVKGARVHNLKGIDVVIPRNSFVVVTGLSGSGKSSLAFDTIYAEGQRRYVESLSSYARQFLGRMDKPEVDFIHGLPPAIAIEQKVNTRNPRSTVGTSTEIYDYLKLLYARIGKTYSPASGLEVTKDTVSSVVDFLSNLPLNTRVILLSPYADFKKLDAHQLLLDLKHIGIARVEIDSKVHKTSEISEEEITTAKEFFVVVDRLVIQTDEDSLSRFADSVQEAFRLGDGNCILQIETQEGYKAHFFTNRFERDGIEFEEPSVHMFSFNNPLGACPLCEGYGRVIGIDEDLVMPDKSKSVYEEAIVCWKGEKMQWYRNELVYNADKFGFPVHKPIYQLTDEQRKLLWTGNKHFEGLNQFFQMLEENKYKIQYRVMLSRYRGRTVCPECEGRRLKKTASYVKVCGYSLPDLVELPVDKLQELFDAFVFTTYEQEVTKRLVLEIKNRLNYLKNVGLGYLTLNRLSNTLSGGESQRINLATILGSNLVGSLYVLDEPSIGLHPRDTHRLVKVLKQLKEAGNTIMVVEHEEEIIRASDTIIDIGPGAGRLGGNLVFAGSISDLLKNHESLTGRYLVGKDKIIPPAFRRKWNNSVTIMGAYENNLKGIDVKIPLNVITVITGVSGSGKSTLIKSILFPAISKIINGVGEKSGKYSRLEGDINTISHVEFIDQNPIGKSSRSNPVTYLKAYDEIRKLYSLQQYSKFNGYTPAHFSFNVEGGRCEECQGEGTIKVEMQFMADIVLTCEQCHGKRFKDDVLEVKYKEKSIFDVLEMTVNEAIEFFGSKQAGTEKKITEKLKPLADVGLGYIKLGQSSSTLSGGESQRVKLASFLANEKETPTLFIFDEPTTGLHFHDIHTLMHAFNALVERGHSIVIIEHNLDVIKSADWIIDLGPEGGNQGGHIVYEGTPEGIMKNKESYTGKFLAAKMV, from the coding sequence ATGCCTGGGCAAAGCAATCAGATTGAAGTGAAAGGGGCAAGGGTTCACAACCTAAAAGGCATTGATGTAGTGATTCCACGTAACAGTTTTGTAGTAGTTACAGGCTTATCGGGTTCCGGCAAGTCTTCCCTGGCTTTCGATACTATCTATGCCGAAGGGCAAAGGCGTTATGTAGAAAGTCTTTCGTCTTATGCCCGGCAGTTTTTAGGTCGGATGGATAAACCAGAGGTCGATTTTATTCATGGACTTCCGCCTGCTATTGCGATTGAGCAAAAAGTAAATACCCGCAATCCGAGGTCTACCGTAGGAACATCCACCGAGATTTACGATTACCTGAAGCTGCTTTATGCACGAATCGGAAAAACCTATTCACCCGCCTCGGGGCTGGAGGTTACCAAAGATACAGTCAGTTCGGTGGTTGATTTTCTTTCCAACCTACCACTTAACACCAGGGTCATTCTGCTTTCGCCCTATGCCGATTTTAAAAAGCTCGATGCCCATCAATTGTTACTCGACCTGAAGCACATTGGTATAGCACGTGTGGAGATTGATTCGAAGGTGCATAAAACTAGTGAAATTTCCGAGGAAGAAATTACTACGGCCAAGGAGTTCTTTGTGGTGGTTGATCGTCTTGTGATACAAACCGACGAAGACTCACTTAGCCGCTTTGCCGATTCGGTGCAGGAAGCTTTTCGTCTTGGCGATGGGAACTGCATCTTGCAGATAGAAACACAAGAGGGCTATAAGGCCCATTTTTTCACCAATCGTTTCGAACGCGACGGAATTGAATTTGAAGAACCCTCTGTTCACATGTTCAGCTTTAACAATCCACTTGGAGCTTGTCCACTTTGCGAAGGGTATGGAAGGGTGATTGGAATCGATGAAGACCTGGTAATGCCCGATAAATCGAAATCTGTTTACGAAGAAGCTATTGTGTGTTGGAAAGGTGAAAAAATGCAATGGTACAGAAACGAGCTCGTTTACAATGCCGATAAATTCGGGTTTCCGGTTCACAAACCTATTTATCAGCTAACCGACGAACAACGAAAGCTTTTATGGACTGGAAACAAGCATTTCGAAGGGCTTAATCAGTTTTTTCAAATGCTCGAAGAGAATAAGTATAAGATACAATACCGCGTCATGCTTTCGAGGTACCGTGGTCGTACTGTATGCCCCGAATGCGAAGGGCGAAGGCTTAAAAAGACTGCTTCGTATGTAAAAGTCTGTGGCTATTCGTTGCCCGATCTGGTAGAATTACCTGTTGATAAGTTGCAGGAGCTTTTTGATGCTTTTGTTTTTACCACTTACGAGCAGGAAGTAACAAAACGGCTGGTGCTCGAAATCAAAAACCGATTGAATTACCTCAAAAATGTAGGTCTGGGTTACCTCACCCTCAATCGACTTTCTAATACCCTTTCGGGAGGCGAATCGCAACGGATAAACCTGGCCACCATTTTAGGAAGCAATTTAGTAGGGTCTTTGTATGTACTTGACGAACCCAGTATTGGTCTTCATCCACGCGATACTCATCGGCTTGTAAAAGTTTTGAAACAATTAAAAGAGGCAGGAAATACCATTATGGTGGTAGAACACGAAGAGGAAATTATCCGGGCTTCCGATACCATCATTGATATTGGACCAGGAGCAGGCCGACTCGGGGGAAACCTCGTATTCGCCGGATCGATAAGCGATTTACTAAAGAACCACGAAAGCCTTACCGGAAGGTATTTAGTCGGGAAGGATAAAATTATACCACCTGCATTCAGACGTAAATGGAACAATTCTGTTACCATCATGGGGGCTTATGAAAACAACCTAAAAGGTATTGATGTTAAAATTCCGCTCAATGTAATTACCGTAATCACCGGCGTAAGTGGTTCGGGAAAATCGACCTTGATAAAGAGTATTTTATTCCCGGCCATTTCTAAAATTATTAACGGGGTTGGTGAAAAATCGGGTAAATACTCACGTCTGGAAGGGGATATTAATACGATTAGTCATGTTGAGTTTATCGATCAAAATCCTATCGGAAAATCATCACGAAGCAATCCTGTAACCTATTTAAAAGCTTATGACGAAATAAGAAAACTCTATTCGCTTCAACAATATTCAAAATTTAATGGATATACTCCTGCTCATTTTTCCTTCAATGTAGAAGGTGGTCGGTGCGAAGAATGCCAGGGAGAAGGTACCATTAAGGTAGAAATGCAGTTTATGGCAGATATTGTACTTACCTGCGAGCAATGCCATGGAAAAAGGTTTAAAGACGATGTGCTTGAAGTCAAGTACAAAGAAAAAAGCATTTTTGATGTATTGGAGATGACAGTGAATGAAGCCATCGAGTTTTTTGGCTCGAAGCAGGCAGGTACCGAAAAAAAGATTACAGAAAAGTTAAAGCCACTGGCCGATGTGGGACTGGGATACATTAAGCTCGGGCAATCTTCTAGCACCCTTAGTGGAGGAGAAAGTCAAAGGGTAAAACTTGCATCTTTTCTGGCCAACGAAAAGGAAACCCCAACGCTTTTTATTTTCGACGAACCAACCACCGGACTCCATTTTCACGATATCCATACCTTGATGCATGCATTCAATGCCCTTGTCGAACGCGGGCATTCCATTGTCATCATAGAGCATAACCTCGATGTGATAAAAAGTGCCGATTGGATCATTGATCTTGGTCCCGAAGGTGGAAACCAGGGTGGACATATTGTTTACGAGGGTACGCCAGAGGGCATAATGAAAAACAAAGAGTCTTACACCGGAAAATTTCTCGCTGCAAAAATGGTCTGA
- a CDS encoding ABC transporter permease, with amino-acid sequence MRTILYLIQKEFIQIARDKFMGRAILLMPLIQMIILVYAATFEIKEVQMLIVDRDGSETSIELIRKFSASRFFRIDVLPLSQSEIDESIKRSKYDVAMVIPSGFEEKFQNLQTGEVQLLIDAVNGMAAELSLAYCRAIVADYNKELVVEMMGPNIPSASSIQVSTNFWYNPLLDYKIYMAPGILVILITAIGWFMAGMNLVREKETGTIEQINVSPIQKYQFIAGKMIPFLIIGLADLVFGLILAKVLYHVPFEGSLITLFVFATVYLIAVLGIGLFISTVSNTQQQVLFISFFFVMVFVLMSGLFTSPDNMPRWGQVINWFNPLAYFIKVIRMVLLKGSSLTDIKAEIFQMLLYGLLVNALAIWRYRKVS; translated from the coding sequence ATGCGAACCATACTTTACCTCATACAAAAAGAATTCATACAGATAGCCCGCGACAAATTCATGGGCAGGGCTATTTTATTGATGCCTCTCATTCAGATGATTATTCTGGTGTATGCAGCTACTTTCGAAATAAAAGAGGTGCAGATGCTGATTGTCGATCGCGATGGGAGCGAGACCTCCATTGAGTTGATCCGGAAGTTTTCTGCCAGCAGGTTTTTCAGAATAGATGTACTTCCCCTTAGCCAAAGTGAAATCGATGAGTCGATTAAAAGAAGCAAATACGATGTGGCAATGGTAATACCTTCCGGATTCGAGGAGAAATTTCAGAACCTGCAAACTGGCGAAGTGCAATTGCTTATTGATGCTGTAAACGGCATGGCGGCCGAATTGTCTTTGGCCTATTGCAGAGCCATTGTAGCAGATTATAACAAGGAGCTTGTGGTTGAAATGATGGGTCCAAATATTCCGTCAGCCTCTTCCATTCAGGTTTCTACTAACTTTTGGTACAACCCACTTCTTGACTACAAGATATACATGGCCCCGGGCATATTGGTGATACTGATTACTGCCATTGGCTGGTTTATGGCTGGAATGAACCTGGTGCGCGAGAAAGAAACCGGCACAATCGAACAGATCAATGTTTCGCCCATACAAAAATACCAGTTTATTGCAGGCAAGATGATACCGTTTTTAATTATCGGCCTTGCCGATTTGGTATTTGGCCTGATTCTGGCAAAAGTGCTGTACCATGTTCCTTTCGAAGGCAGCCTGATTACCTTGTTTGTGTTTGCAACGGTTTACCTTATTGCAGTGCTTGGTATTGGATTGTTTATTTCTACTGTTTCGAATACGCAACAGCAGGTGCTTTTTATTTCTTTCTTTTTTGTAATGGTGTTTGTGCTTATGAGTGGTCTGTTTACTTCGCCAGATAACATGCCGCGCTGGGGTCAGGTAATTAATTGGTTCAATCCGCTTGCGTATTTTATCAAGGTAATTCGCATGGTTTTGTTAAAGGGTTCAAGTCTTACAGACATAAAAGCTGAAATATTTCAGATGTTGTTGTACGGACTTTTGGTCAATGCTTTGGCCATCTGGCGATACCGTAAGGTGAGTTAG